A region from the Desulfobacterales bacterium genome encodes:
- a CDS encoding right-handed parallel beta-helix repeat-containing protein: protein MKIVRYIFVYVMFLMGIYGVSLADEYVVSTYSELKSRLAIVNPGDTILLADGTFTISGDFALAVRTSDITIKSQSGNREAVIVKGQGMSGNVNHGFWIDANNVTIQDITIQEVYNHGIQLDVNIDGVHIKNCIFRDTREQMLKVPYNTNINDPSEDGIIEDCLFMYSAGVGPQYYIGGIDVHFGKNYIVRNNTFQDIQSPGGGLAEHAIHFWSSSENTLVEKNLIINCDRGIGFGLGTVPHIGGIIRNNIIYHDGSGTYADVGIGLESSSNTKVYNNTIYFNHNRYPNAIEYRFSGTYGAYIANNLTNKLIVSRNSGTGTLENNVTNCQSNWLVNILSFNLHLAYKVDSVVNQGVIITGLTDDFDGDRRPMGGGIDIGADEYKIRSTPINLLLLKDSN, encoded by the coding sequence ATGAAAATCGTTAGGTACATATTTGTATATGTTATGTTTTTAATGGGTATTTATGGAGTATCGTTAGCGGATGAGTATGTTGTTAGCACATATAGCGAATTAAAAAGCAGACTTGCCATTGTGAATCCAGGTGATACAATTCTTTTAGCAGACGGCACATTCACAATTAGCGGTGATTTTGCACTTGCTGTAAGAACCAGTGATATTACCATAAAAAGTCAATCTGGAAATCGTGAAGCTGTTATAGTCAAAGGTCAAGGTATGTCTGGAAATGTAAATCATGGATTTTGGATTGATGCTAATAATGTCACAATTCAGGATATAACCATTCAAGAAGTTTATAACCACGGAATTCAATTAGATGTAAACATTGATGGTGTTCATATAAAAAATTGTATTTTTCGTGACACCAGGGAGCAAATGCTAAAAGTTCCTTATAATACGAATATTAATGACCCATCTGAAGACGGTATTATTGAAGACTGTCTTTTTATGTATAGCGCAGGTGTTGGTCCCCAATATTATATTGGTGGAATTGATGTTCATTTCGGAAAAAACTATATTGTTCGAAACAACACATTCCAGGATATCCAAAGCCCAGGTGGCGGATTGGCCGAACATGCCATTCATTTTTGGAGTAGCTCAGAAAATACATTAGTAGAAAAAAATCTTATTATTAACTGTGATCGCGGAATAGGTTTCGGATTAGGAACTGTTCCCCATATTGGAGGAATTATAAGAAACAATATAATTTATCATGATGGCTCAGGAACTTACGCTGATGTTGGAATCGGGTTAGAATCTTCCAGCAATACAAAAGTTTACAATAATACAATCTATTTTAATCATAATCGCTATCCAAATGCTATTGAGTACCGTTTTAGCGGCACATACGGAGCTTATATTGCGAATAATCTTACAAATAAACTGATTGTTTCACGCAATAGCGGAACTGGAACTTTAGAGAACAACGTAACTAATTGTCAAAGTAACTGGCTGGTTAATATTTTATCTTTTAATCTTCATCTTGCTTATAAAGTTGATAGTGTTGTAAATCAAGGAGTCATAATAACTGGTCTTACCGATGATTTTGATGGAGATAGGCGACCTATGGGCGGGGGCATTGATATTGGTGCGGATGAATATAAAATCAGATCTACACCAATTAACTTGTTACTGTTAAAAGATAGTAATTAA
- a CDS encoding DUF1566 domain-containing protein — MIKINNIICLIILSGSLFIGNICCAGSDNIDLQVNTGKQSSFLYQIVDTGVLDFYSDSSLISAPSSGEDFYGQDANYKGNQPFYTDNNDGTITDNITGLMWQKDMGDKISFVEAKTKADELVLGGYDDWRVPTIKEIYSLIQFTGRVNNETAIDMFIDTTYFNQPIGDTSAGEREIDAQTWSTTEYVGTTMNGDETVFGVNFVDGRIKGYPKYKKPTGDANKMYFRMVRGNPNYGINNFVDNNDGTITDLATGLMWQKADDGNARDWQHALSYSENLELAGYSDWRLPNSKELQSIVDYTRSPKTTNSPAIDPIFSTTEINDPDGNPGQYPYFWTGTTHKDGVNPYDSAVYIAFGEGQGKMNDVLMDVHGAGCQRSDPKSGDQSEYPDFFGPQGDVRYVFNYVRCVRNYTAPSLSGKAMPWLTILLN, encoded by the coding sequence ATGATTAAAATTAACAACATTATTTGTCTGATTATTTTGAGTGGTTCTTTATTCATCGGAAATATTTGCTGTGCAGGATCCGACAATATCGATCTTCAGGTAAATACAGGGAAGCAATCATCATTTTTGTATCAAATCGTCGATACTGGTGTTCTTGATTTTTACAGTGATTCTTCTTTAATCTCAGCTCCGTCATCAGGTGAAGATTTTTATGGTCAGGATGCTAATTATAAGGGCAACCAACCATTTTACACTGACAATAATGACGGAACAATAACAGATAATATTACCGGCTTAATGTGGCAAAAAGATATGGGTGATAAGATATCATTTGTCGAAGCAAAGACAAAGGCAGATGAACTGGTACTGGGCGGATATGATGACTGGCGTGTCCCGACAATAAAGGAAATTTATTCCCTGATACAGTTTACTGGTCGCGTAAATAACGAAACTGCAATTGATATGTTTATAGATACAACATATTTTAATCAGCCTATTGGCGATACGTCAGCAGGTGAACGTGAAATTGATGCACAGACATGGTCAACTACCGAATATGTTGGAACTACCATGAACGGTGATGAGACTGTTTTCGGAGTAAACTTTGTTGATGGTCGAATTAAAGGTTACCCAAAATATAAAAAACCTACCGGAGATGCAAATAAAATGTATTTTCGAATGGTAAGAGGTAATCCGAATTATGGCATAAATAATTTTGTCGATAATAATGATGGCACAATCACTGATCTTGCTACCGGTTTAATGTGGCAAAAAGCCGATGATGGAAACGCCCGTGACTGGCAACATGCCCTTTCATATTCTGAAAACCTCGAGTTGGCAGGTTATAGCGACTGGCGGCTACCGAATTCCAAAGAGCTCCAAAGTATTGTTGATTACACACGCTCACCGAAAACAACTAATTCACCAGCTATTGATCCTATTTTTTCTACAACCGAAATAAATGATCCAGATGGAAATCCAGGACAATATCCCTATTTCTGGACAGGAACTACCCATAAGGATGGTGTCAATCCCTATGATTCAGCCGTATATATAGCCTTTGGTGAAGGTCAAGGTAAAATGAATGATGTTCTTATGGATGTACACGGAGCAGGATGTCAGCGCAGTGATCCTAAAAGCGGAGATCAGAGTGAATATCCAGATTTTTTTGGCCCGCAGGGTGATGTTCGTTATGTTTTCAACTATGTCAGGTGTGTCAGAAATTATACTGCTCCATCATTATCTGGAAAAGCTATGCCTTGGCTAACTATTTTATTAAATTAA